GATCCGTCCCAGCCAAGTCGAATTGCCCATGACTGCGCGCAGCGAAACGCCGTTGCGCGCGGCCGAGGCTGGCAAAATTCTGGACGAATTGAGAAACGCTCCGCGCGTTTCGTTGGCGCTGCTAAACAACGGAGGTGCTGCCAGCGGCCTCCAACTTCACGGAGCTGGAAAAACCCATGTTTTGAGCAGGGAGCTTATCCCGGCAGCCGCCCCGCTGCTTACACAGGATAGGCCGCCGAAAGCGTGCCACGACCTTAAGGCCCATTTGCGTCTCCTCGGTGCGCTGGGAATAAAACTCCAAGGGGCGGATTTCGACACCATGCTGGCGGGCTTCTTGATCAACTCGGGGCGCCCGGAACCATCGCTGGACGACCTGTATCACGAACATCTGGCACCGCTGGGTCGTCCCAGCGAATCACTGCCGCAGGCCGAGATCGTCGCGTCGCTGTGCGATGCGCTCGCGCCCAAGCTTGCCGCCCAGGGGCTGGAGAAACTGTTCAAGGAAATCGAGCTGCCGATCGCAGTGATCCTGGCGGAGATGGAGGTGGGCGGAGTTGGCATAGACGCGTCGGCGCTCAAGGGCATCGCCGACGAATTCGGCAAGGAACTGGCGCGGCTCGAGATGGAATGTTACCAGGCGGCGGGCCGCAAGTTTAATCTCAACTCGCCCATCCAGCTGCGCGAGATTCTGTTCACCGAATTGAAACTGCCGGTTAAGGGAATCAAGAAAAGCAAGAGCGGACACTCGACCGATGCGGATACGCTCGAAAAATTGGCGAGCGCCCATCCGCTGCCACGCATGTTGCTGGAATTCCGGGCCCTGGCCAAGCTGAAGTCGACCTACGCGGATGCGCTCGGTCAATTGATCGATCCGGCGACTGGCAGGATCCATACGACCCTTCATCAGGCGATCGCGGCGACCGGCCGGCTGAGCTCAAGCGATCCAAACCTTCAGAATATTCCAACCCGCAGCGAGGCGGGCCGCCGCATCCGGCGGGCGTTCGTGGCACAGACCGATCACGTGCTGCTGTCGGCCGACTATTCGCAGATCGATTTGCGGGTCCTGGCTCATCTGTCGGGCGATCCCACCCTGGTCGAGGCTTTTCAGCGAGGCGAAGACATCCATACGCGGACCGCGATGGAAGTGCTGGGAGTCCCTGCGGGTAAGGTGGACGCCGAGGCGCGCCGGCTCGCAAAGGTCATTAATTTCGGGATCATTTACGGGATGGGAGCTACCCGGCTTGCGGGTGAATTGGGCATTTCGCTCGCCGAGGCCTCGGACTATATCAAGCGGTACTTCGAACGATTGGCGGGGGTAAGCGCGTGGTTCAAGGAAACCCTGGACCGTGCTCGCAAGGATGGCTACGTCACGACGATGTTTGGGCGCAGGCGCTACCTCCCGGAGTTGAATGCTCCTGTGGGTGGGGCGCGGGCACAGGCCGAGCGGATCGCCATCAATACTCCCATTCAGGGCAGCGCGGCCGACCTAATAAAGGTGGCGATGATAGGACTGCATAGACAGATTCAGCAGCGCAAGATCGACGCGGCGATGGTCATGCAGGTCCATGACGAGCTGCTAATCGAGGTAAAAAAGGAAGCCCTGCCAGAGGCGGCCGAGGTCGCAAAACAGGAAATGGAGGGGGTAGCGACTATGCGCGTACCGCTGAAAGTCGAATTGAAATGGGGCAGCAATTGGGCAGAAATGCGCGGTGGTGCGTGAAGTTGGGCCTGAATTTCTCCAGACCCGGCCCCGTCTAATCAAATTGAGAACCCCAGGCCGCCAGGTCGGCGACGAAGCCGAGCTCATCCAACAGGCCAAGAAAGGTAACTCAGAGGCCTTCGGGGTGTTGGTTGAGCGATACCAACGCCGAGTTGCTAACGTTGCCTTCGCGGTCGTACACAATCAGGACGATGCTATCGAACTTGCGCAAGAAACCTTCGTACGAGCGTACGAGAATCTGCAAAAATTCGAATCGCGCTCCAGCTTCTCGACTTGGCTCTATCGAATCGCAGCGAACCTGGCAATCGACTTTTGGCGACGTGAAGGACGTCACGTGCTGCTGCGTGGCGAAGACGCGGAAAATGAACTACAGCGGCTGCCGACCGAAAAGGGTGATTCCTTCAAGGCCGCAAGCCGAAAAGAACTCTCCGGACGCCTCTCGAGGGCGTTGGAGGAGTTGACGCCAGAACATCGCGCAGTGATACTTTTACGCGAAGTGGAAGGGCTGTCCTACGACGAGATCAGCGACGTGCTGCAATGCCCGCGGGGCACGGTCATGAGCCGGCTTCACTACGCGCGTAGCCGCATGCGTGGAATGCTCAAGGATCTCACGAAGGACGGAGGCGGATGAATGGCCGATACCGCGCATGTTTCTCTGATGCTGGGTCCGTTCGAGGACCGCGAGCTTGAACCTCACGAGTACCAGGAAGTCGCATTTCATCTTGCGCGTTGCGAACAGTGCCGCAACGAGCTTGCCGAATACGGCGCGATTGGACGCGAGCTGAGGACGCTGGCAGTCGATTTGCCGCTGGACGGCTTCAAGGACGCGGTGATGCGGCGCATCGACGGTCTGCCGGTACCGCTCAGCGTCCGATTGCGACGCCTGTTCGATAGCATTGGCGGGCTGTTCCCTTCAGGCCTCGGAATGGCGGTGGCCGGCGCGGTCGCGGCGGCGATTACCGTGGTATTGGTGACACCTTACGCGCAAGTCGCGATGCGTCGGGGGGCGCCGATCCACGAAATCGCCAAGTCCGAGCCCGAGCTCGCCGTCCGGCCGGGAGTTGAACCGGCGCACCATGAAATCGGACGTCAATTCGGCGAGGTGGAAGAGGAACCCGAGGCAGTTATTTCGAAGCTTGAGTCGGATATTCCTTCGGTCGCGGTGTGGAACGAGCCGCGAATGAGTACGACGGTCATCTGGCTACCGGATCAGCAGTAGATCGACGATGCCGAATCACTCCCGAATGCTCGTCCTGCTGATCGCCGCGGTTTTTGCAGTCTTGGGTGCCGGAAACGTCGCCGCCCAGCAATCTCACCCACAGATCATCACCCTGCGCGTCTTTTCAGTCCTCGCTGCCGATACAAATCAGGGTGTCGATCCGCAGCTCGGCACGATGGGTCCGCAGCTGCGCAAGATGTTCAACTACACCACCTATGAGCTGGTCAGCGAGCAGAACGGTAGTACCGAGATGGGCAAGGTGATCGAATTCACCATGCCTGGCGGGCGGATTCTCCACATCGAGCCGCAGTCGGTGGATCGAAACATGATCGCCATGGAGGTGCTACTGTTCCAAGGCGAAAAGCCGATGCTGACCACCGATCTCAAGTTGCCCAACAACGGCAATCTAATCGTGGGTGGACCGCACTACGAGCAGGGAGCCCTGATCATAACGATCGGTGCGAACATGGCGCCCGATCTATCCTCTCCCGCTGCGGCGACCACCGCGGCCCCGGTGAAATAAGACCAACAGCTCAGTTCCGCCGGTTCGCGCAGATCTTAACCGCGACCTGAGGCCCGGTTGTCTGACTATCTCGGCGCCATCCTCAGCGCGCCGTCGAGGCGGATAGTCTCTCCGTTGAGCATTGCGTTCTCTACGATGTGCCGCGCGAGCGAAGCATATTCGCGCGGCTGTCCCAGTCGCTGCGGAAACGGAATCTGTGCGCCCAGTGCCTTGCGCGCGGGATCGGGTAGACCGGCAAGCATCGGAGTGTCGAAGGTGCCCGGCGCGATAGTGCAGACGCGGATGCCGACTGACGAGAGGTCACGCGCGATGGGCAGGGTCATGCCCACCACCCCGCCTTTGGAAGCAGAATAGGCCGCCTGCCCTATCTGCCCGTCGAATGCCGCGATTGACGCAGTATTGATGATTACGCCGCGTTCACCGTCGGCATTGGGCTGATTCTTGGCCATCTGCGCCGCCCCCAGCCGTATCACGTTGAAGGTGCCGCTCAGGTTGACCTCGATAACCTTTTTGAAAAGCTCCAGCGAGTGCGGTCCTTCTTTGGTAATGGTGCGCATGGCGCGGCCGATGCCAGCACAGTTGACGGCGATGTGAACAGAGCCGAACTTGGCTACCGTCTTAGTGATCGCGGCGGCGACTTCCTTGTCGGACACCACATCCGCGGCAACGAAGATGCCGTCGAGCGAAGCGGCGACGTTCTGACCCGGAGAGGAGCCGAGATCGAGGACGGCAATTTTTGCACCGAACGCCGCGAGCTCTCGAGCAGTCGCTTCGCCGAGTCCCGAACCGCCACCGGTAACCAGAGCAACCGCATTTTTGAGATCCATAGAAGCCTCGTCGAGTTATTCCTGAATGGAAAAAGCTATGTCCGAGCTGGGCCCGATGCAAGAAACGCCCACAAGCTGGAGTAGCCATCAGACTGGAACGGGCATACGCGCGCTTAGCAGGCGGCGGGCGGCTTCGATGCTCTGGGCCGTTCCGGTGAGGCCAACCACGTCGCCTTCCTTTAGTACTTCGCCACCGTCCGGTACGAGCACCTCGTGGTCGCGCGAGATGGCGATAGCGGCGGCGCCGGTGGCGGCGCGCAGGTCAATCGAAGCTAGAGTTTTGCCGATCGCGGATGCTCCTGCTTCCAGACGTACCGGCGTTATCATGCCGAACCCAGGAATTTCTCCCTGTCGATGGGTGATGGCGCGGTCAGCGGTGAGCGATTCGGCAAGGATACGTTTCAGCACGCCCATCTGCCCGTGCATCCTCTGCATACTCCTGACGATCACGATGCCCATCAGGATGACACCGATGATAACGACCCCGATACCCTCCAGCGGATCCAGAAATGGCTGAAGCACGGCGAGCAAGGGCACAACCACAACCAGCAGCAGGGTTGTGGTTAGCATCGAAATCAGAGCCAGCGCGGGCCCGGTCAGTGCTCCAGTGGTGAGGTCGCGGCTATGTTCCTCGGAGAGCGTCTTCAGAACCAGGATGCGGGCTAGGCGGCGCGCGCCGAGGTACATGGTGGCCGCAA
The Candidatus Binataceae bacterium genome window above contains:
- a CDS encoding sigma-70 family RNA polymerase sigma factor: MVREVGPEFLQTRPRLIKLRTPGRQVGDEAELIQQAKKGNSEAFGVLVERYQRRVANVAFAVVHNQDDAIELAQETFVRAYENLQKFESRSSFSTWLYRIAANLAIDFWRREGRHVLLRGEDAENELQRLPTEKGDSFKAASRKELSGRLSRALEELTPEHRAVILLREVEGLSYDEISDVLQCPRGTVMSRLHYARSRMRGMLKDLTKDGGG
- a CDS encoding 3-hydroxyacyl-CoA dehydrogenase; this encodes MDLKNAVALVTGGGSGLGEATARELAAFGAKIAVLDLGSSPGQNVAASLDGIFVAADVVSDKEVAAAITKTVAKFGSVHIAVNCAGIGRAMRTITKEGPHSLELFKKVIEVNLSGTFNVIRLGAAQMAKNQPNADGERGVIINTASIAAFDGQIGQAAYSASKGGVVGMTLPIARDLSSVGIRVCTIAPGTFDTPMLAGLPDPARKALGAQIPFPQRLGQPREYASLARHIVENAMLNGETIRLDGALRMAPR
- the polA gene encoding DNA polymerase I, giving the protein MAEVRRNLVLVDGSGYVFRAFHALPELNNSRGLPVNAIYGFIRMLMKLLKDTRPTHIAVVFDSPKKTFRDDLFGDYKKNRVATPSDLLKQIPYIHRAVDAFRIKTIMRDGYEADDVIGTLATRAAKQGIDAVIVTSDKDFKQIVSPRITLWDTMGDKRTGVREVKDRFGVEPRALIDIQALTGDPIDNVKGIPGVGEKTASTLIQKFGDLDNLYAHLEEVPACGIRGGAKVAALLKEHRADVELARQLVQIHTDMPLDVTPESCKWGGIDEQAATELVRELEFTSMLQEIRPSQVELPMTARSETPLRAAEAGKILDELRNAPRVSLALLNNGGAASGLQLHGAGKTHVLSRELIPAAAPLLTQDRPPKACHDLKAHLRLLGALGIKLQGADFDTMLAGFLINSGRPEPSLDDLYHEHLAPLGRPSESLPQAEIVASLCDALAPKLAAQGLEKLFKEIELPIAVILAEMEVGGVGIDASALKGIADEFGKELARLEMECYQAAGRKFNLNSPIQLREILFTELKLPVKGIKKSKSGHSTDADTLEKLASAHPLPRMLLEFRALAKLKSTYADALGQLIDPATGRIHTTLHQAIAATGRLSSSDPNLQNIPTRSEAGRRIRRAFVAQTDHVLLSADYSQIDLRVLAHLSGDPTLVEAFQRGEDIHTRTAMEVLGVPAGKVDAEARRLAKVINFGIIYGMGATRLAGELGISLAEASDYIKRYFERLAGVSAWFKETLDRARKDGYVTTMFGRRRYLPELNAPVGGARAQAERIAINTPIQGSAADLIKVAMIGLHRQIQQRKIDAAMVMQVHDELLIEVKKEALPEAAEVAKQEMEGVATMRVPLKVELKWGSNWAEMRGGA